Proteins encoded together in one Anaerotignum propionicum DSM 1682 window:
- a CDS encoding site-specific integrase — translation MPAYKDERYNTWFTAFYYTDWQGKRIKKMKRGFTTKKEALEWERVFLQQQTQDLDMPFSSFYELYKNDMKARLKLNTWLTKEHIIEKKILPYFNDKKMNEIKATDVMAWQNAMMNYRDDKGKGYSMTYRKTLHNQLSALFNHAVKFYELKSNPAAKVGNMGSEKTKEIEFWTQEEYEIFIDAMRDKPMSYYAFSLMYWTGLRIGELLALTPKDFDFEKGTVSINKSYQRLQGKDIITEPKTPKSNRIIKITDTLCEEIQEYIRHQYKLKPKDRLFPTNKSYLTNEMIRGCRETGVKKITLHSIRHSHVSLLINLGFSAVAIADRVGHESIDITYRYAHLFPSKQIEMVDKLEELQNVGKKS, via the coding sequence ATGCCAGCGTATAAAGATGAACGCTACAATACTTGGTTTACTGCGTTTTATTACACTGATTGGCAAGGAAAACGTATCAAAAAGATGAAACGTGGTTTTACCACCAAAAAGGAAGCACTAGAGTGGGAACGAGTATTTCTACAACAGCAAACACAGGACTTGGATATGCCATTTTCCTCGTTTTATGAACTGTACAAAAATGATATGAAAGCAAGGCTCAAACTCAATACCTGGCTAACCAAAGAGCATATTATTGAAAAGAAGATTTTACCCTACTTCAATGATAAGAAGATGAACGAAATCAAAGCCACCGATGTGATGGCTTGGCAAAATGCAATGATGAACTATCGTGATGATAAGGGCAAGGGGTATAGTATGACTTATCGAAAGACCCTACATAACCAACTTTCTGCCCTATTCAATCATGCAGTCAAATTCTATGAGCTCAAAAGCAACCCTGCGGCTAAGGTTGGCAATATGGGTAGTGAGAAAACCAAAGAAATTGAATTTTGGACACAAGAAGAATATGAAATTTTTATTGATGCCATGAGAGACAAGCCTATGTCCTACTATGCTTTTTCCTTAATGTATTGGACAGGCTTAAGAATTGGTGAACTATTGGCACTGACACCCAAAGACTTTGATTTTGAAAAAGGGACTGTAAGTATCAATAAATCCTATCAAAGGTTACAGGGTAAAGATATTATCACGGAGCCTAAAACACCAAAAAGCAACCGCATTATTAAAATTACAGATACCTTGTGTGAGGAAATACAGGAGTATATCCGTCATCAGTACAAACTTAAACCAAAGGATAGGCTCTTCCCCACAAATAAAAGTTATCTAACCAATGAAATGATACGAGGTTGCAGGGAAACCGGAGTAAAAAAGATAACTTTGCATTCTATCAGGCATTCTCATGTAAGTCTATTGATTAACCTAGGTTTTAGTGCCGTTGCTATAGCTGATAGAGTTGGTCATGAGTCAATAGATATTACTTACCGCTATGCTCATCTATTCCCAAGTAAGCAGATTGAGATGGTAGACAAATTGGAGGAATTACAAAATGTCGGCAAAAAATCTTGA
- a CDS encoding helix-turn-helix domain-containing protein — MNISEKIQFYRKANKLTQKQLSELSGVSEISIRKYEAGDRFPKPEQLKKIASVLEIGGNQLLEIELDAVKVETVGDAMTLFYLLKEKLGMDFSYDVTSEGSIDPTSIYIHFKNDKINNCLERIATEEAMAEQLKQSLGGIDNENTKTQLLTDKFLLDLTKEEMSKNADLL, encoded by the coding sequence ATGAATATAAGTGAGAAAATACAATTTTATCGTAAAGCCAACAAGCTGACCCAAAAGCAACTATCCGAGCTTTCAGGAGTTAGTGAGATTTCTATACGCAAATATGAAGCAGGGGACAGGTTTCCTAAACCTGAACAACTTAAAAAAATTGCTTCTGTTCTTGAAATTGGCGGTAATCAGCTTTTAGAGATAGAACTTGATGCCGTAAAAGTAGAAACTGTTGGTGACGCCATGACATTGTTTTATCTTCTAAAAGAGAAGTTAGGCATGGACTTTTCCTATGACGTAACATCTGAGGGTAGCATTGATCCAACTTCAATCTATATCCACTTTAAAAACGATAAAATCAATAATTGTCTTGAGCGTATTGCCACAGAGGAAGCAATGGCAGAGCAGTTAAAGCAGTCGCTTGGCGGTATAGATAACGAAAATACTAAAACTCAGCTTTTAACAGATAAATTTTTACTTGACCTTACGAAAGAGGAAATGTCTAAGAATGCAGATCTTCTTTGA
- a CDS encoding plasmid mobilization protein, producing MSAKNLDKKNRFRSKTVAFRVSPEEWEQFEIAVKLSGLNKQDYLINRISERDIVVQGNPRVYKALRDQLSNVLVELSRIDGLIDGLDTELLETINLITLTLQGLQNEQK from the coding sequence ATGTCGGCAAAAAATCTTGATAAGAAAAATCGCTTTCGTAGTAAAACAGTAGCTTTCAGAGTATCGCCTGAAGAATGGGAGCAATTCGAAATTGCTGTGAAACTATCAGGACTGAACAAGCAAGATTATTTAATAAACCGCATATCAGAAAGAGATATTGTTGTTCAGGGCAATCCAAGAGTATATAAGGCTCTGCGTGACCAACTAAGCAACGTCTTAGTAGAACTAAGCCGTATTGATGGATTGATAGATGGATTAGATACAGAATTGCTAGAAACAATTAACCTAATTACATTAACACTGCAAGGACTACAAAATGAGCAAAAATAA
- a CDS encoding 6-phosphofructokinase → MKNLLVAQSGGPSAAINATLCGVVEKGLADKNIDKVYGAQNGIIGILAERMVELNALLSNPQSLQLLCQTPSSALGSCRMKLSHWEESTFEFEKIISIFRKYNIGYFIYIGGNDSMDTVHKLSEYCRLRKINDICIMGAPKTIDNDLMETDHCPGFGSAAKYIATTFSEIACDCNVYALPAVTIVEVMGRDAGWLTASSVLGRINGDSAPDLIYLCEKPFSVDGFLRDVREKLGEKHAVVIAVSEGIKNEAGEYITDCLQDRTTDAFGHKILAGAAKYLEEIVRQEIGCKVRSVELNLMQRCASHVASAADIYESRLLGMAAADYAMAGGSGKMAAIKRISTKPYQFEIEFVEIEKIANQVKTVPLKWIHEQGNDVTQEMIDYLLPLIQGELPCTYENGVPVHFRLF, encoded by the coding sequence ATGAAAAACTTACTGGTCGCGCAATCGGGCGGCCCATCTGCAGCAATTAATGCCACATTATGCGGTGTGGTTGAAAAAGGATTGGCTGATAAAAATATTGATAAGGTTTATGGCGCACAAAATGGTATCATTGGAATTTTGGCTGAACGAATGGTTGAACTGAATGCGCTGCTTTCTAACCCTCAATCCTTACAGCTGTTATGTCAAACACCTTCTTCGGCATTGGGCTCATGTAGAATGAAGCTTTCACATTGGGAGGAAAGTACCTTTGAATTTGAAAAAATAATTTCTATTTTCAGAAAATATAATATTGGCTATTTTATTTATATTGGTGGAAATGATTCCATGGATACAGTGCATAAGCTTTCAGAATATTGCCGCTTGCGCAAGATAAATGATATTTGTATTATGGGCGCTCCAAAAACCATTGATAACGATTTGATGGAAACGGATCATTGCCCGGGCTTTGGCTCGGCAGCAAAATATATCGCCACCACTTTTTCAGAAATTGCCTGCGATTGCAATGTGTATGCTCTACCTGCTGTCACCATTGTGGAAGTAATGGGGCGAGATGCAGGATGGCTTACTGCTTCTTCCGTTTTGGGTAGAATAAACGGAGACTCCGCACCTGATTTAATTTATCTTTGTGAAAAGCCTTTTTCCGTAGACGGATTTTTACGGGATGTAAGAGAAAAGTTAGGGGAAAAACATGCTGTGGTTATTGCGGTAAGTGAGGGAATTAAAAATGAGGCGGGAGAATATATTACCGATTGCCTTCAGGATAGAACAACAGATGCCTTCGGGCATAAAATTTTGGCAGGTGCGGCAAAGTATTTAGAAGAAATCGTTCGCCAAGAGATTGGGTGTAAGGTCAGAAGTGTAGAGCTGAATTTGATGCAGCGTTGTGCATCCCACGTGGCAAGTGCAGCGGATATTTATGAATCCAGACTGCTTGGCATGGCAGCGGCGGATTATGCTATGGCAGGCGGAAGTGGAAAAATGGCAGCAATCAAAAGAATATCCACCAAGCCGTATCAATTTGAAATTGAATTTGTAGAAATTGAAAAAATTGCCAACCAAGTGAAAACCGTTCCTTTGAAATGGATTCATGAGCAGGGGAATGATGTTACTCAAGAAATGATTGATTATTTGCTTCCGTTGATTCAAGGAGAGCTGCCTTGTACCTACGAAAATGGGGTTCCTGTGCATTTTAGACTGTTTTAA
- a CDS encoding NCS2 family permease: protein MGFFEKCFKLKQNNTTMKTEIFAGLTTFMTMAYILVVNPSILSASGMDANALLTATCLASALGTFFMAFFANYPFALAPGMGLNAYFAFTVCGQYGYSWQVALTAVFVEGIIFILLSAVKVREAIFNAIPSNMKKATSVGIGMFIAFIGLQNAGVIVPNSTVCVALGDIKNISVALSLIGTIITLALVVKKVKGALFLGIILTWVLGIICQLTGIYVVDIDAGMYSLIPQGIISAPPSIEPIAMKLSFQGVNILDFITVVFAFLFVDLFDTLGTLIGVSTKAGFVDKDGKLPHIKGALFADACATTIGATLGTSTVTTFVESASGVSDGGRTGMTAFTTGVLFLIALLFSPILTTIPSFATTPALVVVGLFMVENIREIDFSDYTEGFPAFMTILMMVVAYSISEGLVFGVISYVLLKLLSGRQKELNPVIVIIGILFFIKLILG, encoded by the coding sequence ATGGGTTTTTTCGAAAAATGTTTTAAGCTAAAACAGAATAACACTACAATGAAAACTGAAATTTTTGCTGGATTAACTACATTCATGACAATGGCATATATTTTGGTGGTTAACCCCAGTATTTTAAGTGCATCGGGAATGGACGCCAATGCTCTTCTAACTGCTACCTGTCTTGCTTCTGCACTGGGTACATTTTTTATGGCCTTTTTTGCCAACTATCCTTTTGCATTGGCTCCTGGTATGGGGCTGAATGCATATTTTGCTTTTACTGTTTGCGGACAGTATGGTTACAGCTGGCAAGTGGCTTTAACGGCAGTATTTGTGGAGGGTATAATTTTTATTTTGCTTTCCGCTGTAAAAGTGAGAGAAGCAATTTTTAACGCAATACCATCTAATATGAAAAAAGCAACCAGTGTTGGTATTGGTATGTTTATTGCCTTCATTGGATTACAAAATGCAGGTGTTATTGTTCCAAACAGTACCGTTTGTGTTGCATTAGGGGACATTAAAAATATTTCTGTGGCATTATCCTTAATTGGTACAATTATTACATTGGCGCTGGTGGTAAAAAAAGTAAAAGGCGCTTTGTTTTTGGGAATTATTTTAACTTGGGTTTTAGGTATTATCTGTCAGCTTACTGGAATTTATGTAGTAGATATTGATGCAGGAATGTATTCCTTAATTCCTCAGGGAATTATTTCGGCACCTCCAAGTATCGAACCTATCGCAATGAAGCTGAGTTTTCAAGGTGTAAATATTTTGGATTTTATAACTGTTGTATTTGCATTTTTATTTGTTGATTTATTTGATACCCTGGGTACCTTAATCGGTGTATCCACAAAAGCTGGTTTTGTTGATAAAGATGGCAAATTGCCTCATATCAAAGGAGCTTTATTTGCAGATGCATGTGCAACAACAATTGGTGCGACATTAGGTACTTCCACAGTTACCACCTTCGTGGAAAGTGCTTCCGGCGTATCTGATGGCGGACGTACAGGTATGACTGCATTTACCACTGGCGTACTATTTTTAATTGCATTGTTATTTTCCCCAATTTTAACAACAATTCCATCCTTTGCTACAACGCCTGCTTTGGTGGTAGTAGGTCTATTTATGGTTGAAAACATCAGAGAGATTGATTTTAGCGATTATACAGAGGGATTCCCTGCATTTATGACAATACTGATGATGGTTGTTGCATATAGCATATCTGAAGGCTTGGTTTTTGGTGTAATTTCTTATGTATTGTTGAAGCTGCTCAGCGGCAGACAAAAAGAACTGAATCCAGTTATCGTTATTATCGGAATTTTATTCTTTATTAAGTTGATTTTAGGATAA
- a CDS encoding helix-turn-helix transcriptional regulator, which yields MTKTALINAKEVAEILGTSKSHAYKLVQQLNDELKKQGYIVIAGKVSRAYFEEKIYGLQGGN from the coding sequence ATGACAAAAACAGCGCTTATTAACGCAAAGGAAGTAGCAGAAATTTTAGGAACTTCCAAATCCCACGCTTACAAGCTGGTACAGCAGCTCAATGATGAATTAAAAAAGCAAGGCTATATTGTCATTGCTGGAAAGGTAAGTAGAGCTTATTTTGAAGAAAAAATTTATGGATTACAAGGAGGTAATTAA
- the guaA gene encoding glutamine-hydrolyzing GMP synthase: MNHEMIIVLDFGGQYNQLIARRVREHHVYCEIMPWNKPMEEIKAKNPKGIIFTGGPNSVYDEKSPHCDPEIFELGIPVLGICYGCQLMAYTLGGKVGNAQEKSEYGKTEVSFDTSSKLLKGISEKEICWMSHTDFVTEMPEGFRIVGKTGTCPAAAIECPEKGFYGVQFHPEVNHTPRGTDMIHNFLYEVCGCSGDWTMTNYIDDQIKKIRKQVGTGKALCALSGGVDSSVVAALVSKAIGKQLTCVFVDHGLMRKNEGDEVESVFDGFFDSHFVRANAQERFLNKLKGITDPEAKRKIIGEEFIRVFEDEAKKIGKVQYLVQGTIYPDVIESGLGDSAVIKSHHNVGGLPSVVDFEELIEPLRLLFKDEVRQMGIELGLPENLVWRQPFPGPGLGIRVIGEVTEDKLSILRDADAIFREEIANAGLDRSINQYFAVITDVRSVGVMGDFRTYDYTLALRGVTTTDFMTADWARIPYDVLDRISVRIVNEVKHINRIVYDITSKPPATIEWE, encoded by the coding sequence ATGAACCACGAAATGATTATCGTATTAGACTTTGGCGGCCAATATAATCAGTTGATTGCGCGCCGTGTCAGAGAACATCATGTATATTGTGAAATCATGCCTTGGAATAAGCCTATGGAGGAAATCAAGGCTAAAAATCCCAAGGGCATCATTTTCACCGGCGGACCTAATAGTGTGTATGATGAAAAATCCCCTCACTGTGATCCTGAAATTTTTGAGCTTGGCATTCCTGTTTTAGGAATTTGCTATGGCTGCCAATTAATGGCATATACCCTAGGCGGAAAAGTTGGGAATGCCCAGGAAAAAAGTGAATATGGCAAAACAGAGGTTTCCTTCGATACAAGCAGTAAATTGCTTAAAGGTATTAGTGAAAAAGAAATCTGCTGGATGAGCCATACAGACTTTGTAACAGAAATGCCTGAAGGCTTCCGCATTGTAGGCAAAACAGGAACCTGCCCTGCCGCGGCCATTGAATGCCCTGAAAAAGGCTTTTACGGTGTACAATTCCATCCGGAAGTAAACCATACGCCAAGAGGTACCGATATGATCCACAACTTCTTATATGAAGTGTGCGGTTGTAGCGGTGACTGGACTATGACAAATTATATTGACGATCAGATTAAAAAAATCCGCAAACAGGTTGGCACAGGCAAAGCCCTTTGTGCCCTATCAGGTGGCGTTGACTCCAGCGTTGTTGCTGCTTTGGTTTCCAAAGCAATCGGTAAACAGCTGACTTGCGTGTTCGTTGACCACGGCTTAATGCGTAAAAATGAAGGCGATGAGGTAGAATCTGTATTTGACGGTTTCTTTGATTCTCATTTTGTGCGTGCCAATGCACAAGAACGCTTTTTGAATAAGCTGAAAGGTATCACTGATCCTGAGGCTAAAAGAAAAATAATTGGTGAAGAATTTATCCGAGTTTTTGAAGATGAAGCGAAGAAAATCGGTAAAGTTCAATATTTGGTTCAGGGCACCATCTACCCTGACGTAATTGAAAGCGGTCTGGGTGATTCAGCTGTGATTAAGTCTCATCATAACGTTGGAGGGTTGCCCTCCGTTGTTGATTTCGAGGAGCTGATTGAGCCTTTGCGTCTTTTATTTAAAGATGAAGTACGTCAGATGGGTATTGAACTTGGCTTACCTGAAAATCTAGTATGGCGTCAACCTTTCCCTGGCCCCGGCTTAGGTATTCGTGTAATTGGCGAAGTGACTGAAGATAAATTATCCATATTGAGAGATGCCGACGCTATCTTCCGTGAGGAAATTGCAAATGCTGGATTAGACCGCAGCATTAATCAGTATTTTGCAGTAATTACGGATGTTCGTTCTGTTGGTGTTATGGGTGATTTCAGAACCTATGATTATACTTTGGCACTGCGTGGTGTAACAACAACGGACTTCATGACCGCTGACTGGGCGCGTATTCCTTATGATGTATTGGACCGCATCAGCGTTCGTATTGTAAATGAAGTAAAACACATTAATCGCATTGTGTATGACATTACTTCTAAACCCCCCGCTACGATTGAGTGGGAATAA